The DNA window GGGGCCGAACGACGCGTGGTAGTCCGGCAGAGGATGATCGTGTCGTGAAAGGCCGGGTCGTGCTCGTGGTCGTCGACGAGTTCGTCCATCCGGTCCACCAGAGCGCGCAGCCGGTCAATGGTCTCCGCGTCGGCGAGGCGGGCGGCGACGTTCGCCATGTCGGCATCGTGTGCGGTCCCCACGAGGCGCCTGGTCGGTGCGGCGGGCAACGGTGCCCTTCCGTCCGCGTTGACGAACCAAGGGACGCGAACGGCCAACGCGTCGCTATCTCGGGCTGCAACGGGGAGCGGCGGCTCGGCTGCGCCATGGCCAGCGACGCAACTGACGTAGACTGTCGACGATCCAGCATTGCCACCTGGCAGACACCGACGTGCGGCCACGAGAGCGAGTTTCCGCCTCCAGGCCGCTCCAGGCGACGTCGACGGGCCGTGTGGCAGCCGGGAAAGTGAGGTGGCCGTGCGCAGTCCCGCGATGACCGACGTTGCTCGCCACGCTGGCGTCTCCCACCAGACGGTGTCGCGGGTGCTCAACGGACATCCCAACGTGCGCGAGCATACTCGGCTGCGGGTCCAGGCGGCGATCGCCGAGCTGGGTTACCGGCCCAACCGTGCCGCCCGCGCGCTGGTCACCGGCCGATCGCAGGTGATCGGTGTGGTCGCACAGAACACCACCCTCTACGGTCCGGCGTCACTGCTGGCCGCCCTCGAGCAAGCGGCCGCCGAGGCGGGTTTCGCGGTCAGCATCGGCAGCGTGAGCAACCTGGACCACCGGTCGATCTCCGCGGTGGTGGAGCGGCACCTGGCGCACCGGGTCGCCGGCGTCGTGGTGATCGCGCCGGTCGAGTCGGCGGGGGAGGCCCTCGAACGGCTACCCCAGGACGTTCCGCTGGTGACCGTCGACGGCGATCCGCGGCGACCGATTCCCCTGGTGACGGTCGACCAGGTCTCCGGCGCCCGAGCGGCCACCCAGCACCTTCTCGACGCCGGGCACTCGACAGTCTGGCATGTGTCCGGCCCCCCGGGCTGGTTCGACAGCGCCGGCCGCATCAGAGGGTGGCAGGAGGCGCTGGTGTCGGCGGGCGTGGAGCTGCCACCTCTGATTCAGGCGGACTGGTCGTCAGCAGCTGGGTACCGCTGCGGGCAGATGCTGGCTCGGATGCCGGAGGTAACCGCGGTCTTCACCGCCAACGACCACTTGGCGCTCGGCGTCCTGCGGGCGCTGCACGAACACGGTCGCCGAGTGCCGGACGACATCAGCGTGGTGGGCTTCGACGACGTGCCGGAGGCGGCGTACTTCATTCCGCCGCTGACCACCGTGCGGCCCGACTTCGCTGCCGTGGCCCGGGCGAGTCTCGACATGCTGCTGGCCCAGATTGAGACGGACATCGCCGGCCCGCTGCGGCAGACCATCGCACCGACCCTGGTAGCCCGGCGCAGCGTTGGGGCACCACACCGCCGCTGATCCGCCCGATCGGGGTGCGGCTCCACCAGGCTGCGGCCATCCCTATTTGGCGCCGCGTGGTCAAGGGCGTCACGTGTCATGCTGTCGTCTTCCTGCCAGTGGATCAGTCCGGGCCGGGTGTCGATGCGCCACGCGCCCGCCCTGTCGCACGTCAGCGCCGATGGTGCGGATCTGGCGTGGATCTTCGGCGACCAGATCGCGTAGAAGGCGTCGGACCTGCCCGCTGACTGTCGCTGCCGCGGGGTCGGCGGCAGGACCGACCGGGACGAGGGGCCGTGGCCAGATCTGGTCGTCGAATTGCAACCCCTTCGGCGGCCGACTCGTTGGTGCGACGAGGGCGGACGGAGGCAGACGATGGCGGGACGCGGTGCCGAACTGCTGCGCCCTCCCACGAGTTCGGGCCGTGCCACGTTCCTGGAGCTCTTCTTCGACCTGGCCTTCGTCGTCGCCCTCACCCGGGTCACGCAACGATTCGCCGACCTGAGCGATGACACTGGCTGGGCGCTCGTCGAAGGGTTCGGTCGTACCCTGCTGCTCTTCTTGGCGCTCTGGCTGATCTGGTCGCACACCACCTGGATCACCAGTCGCTACGAACCGGAGCGGGCGATCATCCAGGCCGTCGTGGTCGGCACCATGTTCGCCGGCCTGGTTATGGCGGTGACGCTGCCACGCGCAATGGAGGAGCGAGCGCTGCCGTTCACGGCCGCATACCTGATGGTGATGGTGGTGCGGCCGCTGGTGGTCGCCGCCGCGCTGCGTGGCCATCCACGACGGCTGGTGCCGTTCCGGCTTGCCGCATGGGCTGCGGCGAGCGCGCCGCTCTGGCTGGCCGGCGCGTTGGGCCCGGACCGACTTCGCCTGCCGCTGTGGGCTGCCGCCCTCGCTGTCGACTACCTCGCCTGGGCCCTGGGCTGGCCGCTGCCGCGGGTCGGGGCCTCAGCGGTGGGCCGCTGGCGGATCGCTGGGACGCATCTTGCCGACCGGCACCAGCAGATGTTTCTCATCGCACTCGGTGAGTCGATTCTGGTCATCGGCACCGTCTTCAGCGGCACGGACTACTCCGCGGAGCGGGCAGCCGCCTTCGGGGTCGCGTTCGCCACCAGCACACTGCTCTGGCGGATCTACTTCCACCGCGCCGGTCTGCTGCTGACCGAGGCGTTGGGTCGCGCGGGTATGCCCGGCCGGCTGGGCACCGCGTCGGAACGGACGCATTTGCTGATCGTGCTCAGCGTGCTCGTCACCTCGGTTGGCTACGAACTGGTGATCGATGATCCGTTCGGGCCGCCGCGGCCCAGTTGGCTTCTGTTCGTGGTGGGCGGTCCGGTGCTCTTCCTCGTCACCCGCATGTTGCTGGAGTACGAGATCTTCGGCCGGGTTTCCCGATCCCCGATGATCGGCTTGGTGGCCGTGCTGCTGTTCACGTCGGCGTTGACCCGCTGGGCGCCGATGGTCGGGCTGAGCGTGGTGGCCGGAGTGCTGGCCCTGGTCGCGCTACTCGATGCGCTGCGGACCCGGGGACGGCCGCTGGGGGTCTCCGCCTCGCCGATCGGGCGGGAGGCATCCGGCGATCGCGACTCCGAGGCGTGACCGCGCACGGCCGTGCACAGCGACCAGCCCGGACAACCCGCACCGGCTGACGCGCGAGGCATCGATGGTCCTGTCACTTCCAGGCACTTGCCGGTAGGCGATCATCTGACCGGTGCTCGGCGGCGGGAGGGTCGAGTACGCGAGCGCCCCCGCCCAGGCGAGATCCGACAAGGCTGTTGTCGTACTAGCGGGCGGATTCGGTCGACTGGCGCTCGGTGTTGATCCGGAGAAGTCCTTCGATCCCGCGGAGGAAGGTCTCGGACACCAACGCGGGGTTGAAGAGGCATCCGGCTGCCATGGCGCCGTCGCGGAGCATGACGAAGTGGCGCGCGGCGGGATCCGCCGTTTCCTCGTGGACCTGCGCCATCAGCATGGTGAGCGTGTCCAGGAACCATTGCCGGTGGGCGATGATTTCCTGGTGCACGGGATGGTCGGTGTCGGGATACTCGGCTGCGGCGTTCAGAAAGGCGCATCCGCGGAACCCGGGGGACTGGACGTTCTGAGCGATGGAGCCAGCAATGGCCAGAAGGGAGTCGACCGGCGATGGGCTGGTGGCAATGGCCGCGTCGACCGCGCCGCGATCCATCTGATGCACCTCACGCAGGTACGCGAGAATCAGGTCATCTTTGCTGGGGAAGTGCCGGTAAAAGGTGGCCCGGGTCACTTTTGCCTCGGCGATGATCCGGTCAACGCCGACGGAGTGGATGCCCTCCGCGTAGAAGATCTTGGTTGCCGTGGTGAGGAGCCGGAGCCGCGCCTCAGAGGGCCGGGTGTCGGGTTCGCCACGCGTCATCCGACCATCTTAGCGAATAGAACGTTCGGTCTGAGATGCGCGAGCAGCCACAGGCTCGACAGCCCGGGGCGCGCGAACCGTCGCTGTGCACTTCGCGCTCCCTGACAGATAGAACGTTCGGTCTTGACAACGTACGTGGGGGGTTGCCATGCTCTACGTGACAGAACGTTCGATCTCTCGGCGCCTCCACTGAAAGGGCCACCGTGACCACCCTTGCTGCTTCGCGCGGTATCTCCCAGACCGCTTCCGCACTGCGGCGGCTGTACTTCACCCGCTTCGCGTTCGCCATCGTGTGGGCACTCGTGACGATCGCGACCGCCAAGGAGATCGGCCCGCTCACGGTGGTGCTCTTCGTGCTCTACCCCCTGTTCGACGTGGGCGCCGCCATCTACGACCTCCGCTCGTCGCGGACCACCGGCTCGCCGGCCCTGCTGTACGTGAACATCGCGGTCAGCCTGATCACCGCCGTCGGCGTGGGCCTCGCCGGCGCGTCCGGCATTCCGGCGGTGCTGCGGGTGTGGGGTGCCTGGGCGATCGTGGCCGGGCTGGTCCAGCTGATCGTTGGTGTCACTCGTCGCACGATGGGCGGCCAGTGGCCGATGATCATTAGCGGAGGCATCTCAGTGCTGGCCGGTGGGTCCTTCATCGCCGCTGCTTCCGCGGACAACCCGTCGCTGACCAACGCGGCTGGCTACGCCATCCCCGGCGCCATCTTCTTCCTCATCGCCGCCTTCCGCCTCGGCCGCAGCGCCAAGGGCAACTGACGTGACCGCCATTGAGTACGACGTCGTCGTGATCGGCGCGGGTCCGGTCGGGGAGAACGTCGCCGACCGGGTCGTGCAAGGCGGCCTGACCGCCGCCCTTGTCGAGCGGGAGTTGGTCGGCGGGGAGTGCTCGTACTGGGCCTGTATGCCGACCAAGGCGTTGCTGCGCAGCGCGTCCGCGTTGCGGGCGGCTCGCCAACTGCCGGGTGCGCGGGAGGCGGTGACGGGTGACCTGGACGTGGCGGCGGTGCTCGGACGCCGGGACTCCTTCGCGTCGCATTGGAAGGACGACGGGCAGGTGTCCTGGCTCGAGTCGGCTGGGATCGCGCTGCACCGTGGTCAGGGGCGGATCCGTTCGACCCGGGTCGTCGAGGTGACCGGCGTCGACGGTGTCACGGTCACGCTGACCGCGCGGCACGCGGTGGTCGTCGCGACCGGAAGCAGCGCTCTGCTGCCGGATATCCCGGGTCTGCGGGAGGCGGCGCCGTGGTCCAGCCGCGAGGCCGCCTCGGCGGGGTCGGTTCCCCGCCGGCTCGCCATCATCGGCGGTGGCGTGGTGGCCGCCGAGATGGCGACCGCGTTCGCCGCTCTGGGGTCTTCGGTGACGGTGCTGGCCCGTGACGGTGTGCTGCCGTCGATGGAGCCGTTCGCCGGTGAGTTGGTCACGAAGTCGTTGCGCGAGACCGGTGTGTCGGTACGGATCGACGCGGAGGCCGGTTCGGTCAACCGCGACGACAGCGGAACCGTCCACATCGGGACCACCGACGGCGATCGGGTGGCGGCCGACGAGGTACTGGTGGCGATCGGCCGTACGCCGAACACTCAGGACCTCGGACTGGAGAGCATCGGACTGGCGCCGGGCGCCTGGCTGGCGGTCGACGACACTTTGCGCGTCGTCGGTGGCGAGGGGTGGCTGTACGCCGCGGGTGACGTGAACCGGCGGGCGCTGCTGACCCATCAGGGCAAGTATCAGGCGCGTGCGGTGGGTGACGTGATCGTGGCCAGGGCGAAGGGTGACAAGGTCGAGGACGGCCGGTGGGGCCGACACGCGGCCACGGCCGATGAGCGTGCGGTACCGCAGGTGGTCTTCACCGACCCGGAGATCGCGTCGGTGGGGCTGACCGCGGCCGCGGCCGCGGCGGCCGGACCGCGGATCCGGGTCGTGGACTACGACCTGGGCGCCGTTGCCGGATCTTCCCTGCACGCCGATGGCTACAAGGGACACGCCCGCATGGTCGTCGACGAGGACCGGAAGGTGATCGTCGGCTTCACCCTCGCCGGCCCGGACGTCGCGGAACTGATCCACGCCGCGACGATCGCCATCGTCGGCGAGGTCCCGCTGGACCGACTGTGGCACGCGGTTCCGGCATACCCGACCGTCAGCGAGGTCTGGCTGCGGCTGCTGGAGACGTACGGCCGCTGACGGCGAACCGAGTGCTCGTCCCGTCGCGGTTAGCGCCGGGACGAGGCCTGCCGTCCGCTCCGCGTGTCCCTGGGCAGGGCCTTCAAAAGCTCACAGCCGCCGCGGGCCAGGGACATCGACTGGCTGGTGTCGGTCGAAGACCTGGGCCTGCTGAGCGGTCGATCGGCAAATGTGTAGAGCTCTGTTGCGCGTGTCGGGACACTGCGTCGGTGACCGGTTCTGCATCGCCTCAACTGCTTCGACCTCGTGCCCTGAGGCCCGGGGATCTCGTCGTTATCGCATCGCTGTCCGGGCCGCTCCACGCCGCCTACGAGCCCGACCTCGAGCAGGCGGTGGCCGCGCTCGAGCGGATGGGATTCCGCGTGCGTCGGGCACCGCTACTCGAAGCAGGGCGGCACCATTGGTGGAGCGCGGCTCGGCCGGCGGAGATCGCCAGGGAGTTCAATGCTCTTCTGCGTGATCCTGAGGTGCGCGCCATCATCGCGCATGACGGCGGCCAGACGGCGCTCGGCTACCTCGACCTGATCGACGTTGAGGCGATCGCTGCCGACCCCAAACCGATCCTCGGCTACAGCGACATCTCGCTGCTGCATCTGGTGCTCTATGCGCGCACGGGTCTGGTCGGGTTCCATGCCGACCTGGCCACGCCCGGACTCGGCGGGGCGTGGCAGGCTGCGCCCGCCGCGCGCCGAGCGGAGCTTGAAAAGCTCTACTCGACGTTGCTGACCGGTACGGAGGCGATCGGTGCGCTGCCTGCCACCCCGTCGTGGGAGTGCTGGCGTGCCGGTCGTGCCGAAGGCCGGCTCATCGGCGGGGTGATCAATCGCATTGTGCTGGCGCAGGCGACGCCTTACGCGCTGCCGCTCGAGTGGTTCGACGGTGCGGTGCTGTTCTGGGAGGAAATGGGCGGCCAAGCGTCGTACGTGTGGAGCTATCTGCAGGTGCTGCGGCACTGCGGCATCCTCGATCGGATCTCCGGCATGGTCGTGGGCGTCCCGTACGCGATCGACGGGCTCGGGGGGCCTGACGCGTCCCCGACCCTGCCCGAGATAGTCCTCGACGTCCTCGGCGACCGTGATATCCCGGTCCTGGGCAACGTCGAGTTCGGACACGCCGGCCCGAATCTGCCGATGCCGGTCGGCATCCGCGTCGGCCTCGATGCGCAGCAGCGGACGTTGTCGCTGCTCGAACCGGCGGTACAGCCGCACGCGACAACGGGACCGGCCGGCTGAGCAACGCGGATCCTGCCCATTGCCGGTGCCGTGTCCCTCACCGGCCTCGGCCTCCTCGAGTAGCAGTTGGGCCGCCGTTCGCCCAGCTGCTCCCGCGGTTGGCGGACCGACGACAGCGGGACAGCGGCCGTCCCGGCGAACTCGTTGTTGGTGCGGCGGCGGGCCTGACAGTGGAGGTCAGTCGCTGTGCTGGCGGCCGGTGGAGTGGAGTGACGGGCGACCGCTCTCCTGATCCGGCTCGTTGGCCGCCACCGGCCTGCCCAGCCGGGTCACCCAGTCGACGAACTCCGCGTCCTGCCTCGGCAGCGGTTCGCCGTCCGCCGGGGTGCCCGCGCCGTCCCCGTCGGCCCGGGACTTGTTGCGCCGGAACAGGCCCAGCCGGCCGCTGGCCCGCCCGCTGGCCCGTCCCGCCTCGACGACGGATGCCGGGGCGGCCGGTGCGGGGACCGCGGCGACCGGATCGGCCCCGGCGGGGCCGGCCGGCGCGGGGGCGGTCGTGGGCAGGGGCCCAGCGCGCTGGGCAGTCGCCAGGGCGTCCCAGTTCTCGGCCCGGTTCAGGTTGGGCAGGGGCGGCCGGTGCCGAGGTGGGACCGCCGGTTCGGGCCGCTCTTGCGTGTCGGCCGAGTGGGTCGCTCCGGCGCCCGGAGCGGGCTCGGTCGAGGGTGGCACCCGCCGCGCCGGAACGACCGGCCGGGTCGCCTGAACCCGCGCCCGGTCGGTCTTCGGCGGCTGGTACATCCGGCGCGTCCCCGGGGCGACGAGCGCCCCGTCGCGCGGCGTCCCGTCGGGTTCGGTGTTGTCGGCCTCCGCCTCGGCCGTCCCGGAGCCGTCCCCGCCGGGTCCCGCGGGAAGGTGGGCCGCCATCGCGGGGGCCGGTTCCGATGTCTCCGGGGTGTCGTCGAGGTCGGCCGGTGTGGCGAGGTCGGCGGGTGCGGCGGTGACGGCCGGTGCGGCGGTCCGCGTCGTGGAGTCGGCCGGTACGGCGTTGGCGTCCCGGTCGCCAGCCGGCGCACCGAAGCCCAGCGGTTCGGCTGCGGTCGGGAGCTTCGCTGCGGTCGCGCCGGCGACCGGCACCGCACCGGACAGGTCGACGGGCTGCGGCTCGTCGGTCGTACCACCAGCGGGCGGCGCCATGGCCTGCGGCACGGCGGGGCCGGCGGACAGCGGACGGACGATGTCGGTCGGCTCGACGACCCGCGCTTCGGCGGTGCGCGGCAGGAGCGGCCAACGGAACAACGCGACAGCGGCCGAACCGAGCACACCGGCGGCGACAGCGAGCAGCGCGCCGTAGTACGGCGTGATCTGGTACCGGTCGACTGCGTCGCCGGGACCGGCGGTCAGGTAGACGAACGCGACCAGCACCGTGCCGGCCGTGCCGGTCGCGCCGTTGACCAGCGGCGGATGCCCGCGCCAGCGGGCCAGCCCACCGGTCGCCGCGCCGATGAGCAGGGCCACCGCCGGCAGAATCAGGATCGCCTGCCGGTGTGCCGCGTCGGCGTCGAGCCCGGCCGGCTCCAGCACACCGAGCCGTACGGCGGGCAACGGCCCGGCGGTCGCGAGCGACGGGACGACCGAGACGAGCGCCACCAGCCAGACCACGCCGCCCACCGCCGCCATGTTCCAGCCCAGTGGCGGCTTCACCAGTGCGGCGATCGCGGCACCCGCGCCGACCAGCGCGCCGGCGGTCGCGCAGATGCCGACGGCCCAGATCGGGTCCACAGAGAAGCGCTCGGCGGCCTGGGCCGGCCGGACGCAGAGTGGGGCCACGGTGGTGGCGCCCAGCGCGGCGGCGGCGGCGATGGCCACCAATCTGCCCGTGCTGTCCAGCACTCCGTACCGGCGGGCCAGGCGTGCGGCGACGACGGTGCCGGCTACGGCGGCGTGTGCCGCGAACCAGCCCACCCAGACGAGCTGAGCGGGCCACTGGTTGACCGTGGCGCCGGTGGAGGCGTCGGTGAGCTGGACGATGCCGAAGCTGAACGCGATGCCGAGCTGACCGGCACCGGCGAGCACGCCCATCCCGAGCGCTGTGAGCAACAGATTACGCCAGGTGCGAGAG is part of the Micromonospora cremea genome and encodes:
- a CDS encoding LacI family DNA-binding transcriptional regulator — its product is MTDVARHAGVSHQTVSRVLNGHPNVREHTRLRVQAAIAELGYRPNRAARALVTGRSQVIGVVAQNTTLYGPASLLAALEQAAAEAGFAVSIGSVSNLDHRSISAVVERHLAHRVAGVVVIAPVESAGEALERLPQDVPLVTVDGDPRRPIPLVTVDQVSGARAATQHLLDAGHSTVWHVSGPPGWFDSAGRIRGWQEALVSAGVELPPLIQADWSSAAGYRCGQMLARMPEVTAVFTANDHLALGVLRALHEHGRRVPDDISVVGFDDVPEAAYFIPPLTTVRPDFAAVARASLDMLLAQIETDIAGPLRQTIAPTLVARRSVGAPHRR
- a CDS encoding low temperature requirement protein A, with product MAGRGAELLRPPTSSGRATFLELFFDLAFVVALTRVTQRFADLSDDTGWALVEGFGRTLLLFLALWLIWSHTTWITSRYEPERAIIQAVVVGTMFAGLVMAVTLPRAMEERALPFTAAYLMVMVVRPLVVAAALRGHPRRLVPFRLAAWAAASAPLWLAGALGPDRLRLPLWAAALAVDYLAWALGWPLPRVGASAVGRWRIAGTHLADRHQQMFLIALGESILVIGTVFSGTDYSAERAAAFGVAFATSTLLWRIYFHRAGLLLTEALGRAGMPGRLGTASERTHLLIVLSVLVTSVGYELVIDDPFGPPRPSWLLFVVGGPVLFLVTRMLLEYEIFGRVSRSPMIGLVAVLLFTSALTRWAPMVGLSVVAGVLALVALLDALRTRGRPLGVSASPIGREASGDRDSEA
- a CDS encoding TetR/AcrR family transcriptional regulator, encoding MTRGEPDTRPSEARLRLLTTATKIFYAEGIHSVGVDRIIAEAKVTRATFYRHFPSKDDLILAYLREVHQMDRGAVDAAIATSPSPVDSLLAIAGSIAQNVQSPGFRGCAFLNAAAEYPDTDHPVHQEIIAHRQWFLDTLTMLMAQVHEETADPAARHFVMLRDGAMAAGCLFNPALVSETFLRGIEGLLRINTERQSTESAR
- a CDS encoding dihydrolipoyl dehydrogenase family protein encodes the protein MTAIEYDVVVIGAGPVGENVADRVVQGGLTAALVERELVGGECSYWACMPTKALLRSASALRAARQLPGAREAVTGDLDVAAVLGRRDSFASHWKDDGQVSWLESAGIALHRGQGRIRSTRVVEVTGVDGVTVTLTARHAVVVATGSSALLPDIPGLREAAPWSSREAASAGSVPRRLAIIGGGVVAAEMATAFAALGSSVTVLARDGVLPSMEPFAGELVTKSLRETGVSVRIDAEAGSVNRDDSGTVHIGTTDGDRVAADEVLVAIGRTPNTQDLGLESIGLAPGAWLAVDDTLRVVGGEGWLYAAGDVNRRALLTHQGKYQARAVGDVIVARAKGDKVEDGRWGRHAATADERAVPQVVFTDPEIASVGLTAAAAAAAGPRIRVVDYDLGAVAGSSLHADGYKGHARMVVDEDRKVIVGFTLAGPDVAELIHAATIAIVGEVPLDRLWHAVPAYPTVSEVWLRLLETYGR
- a CDS encoding S66 peptidase family protein: MTGSASPQLLRPRALRPGDLVVIASLSGPLHAAYEPDLEQAVAALERMGFRVRRAPLLEAGRHHWWSAARPAEIAREFNALLRDPEVRAIIAHDGGQTALGYLDLIDVEAIAADPKPILGYSDISLLHLVLYARTGLVGFHADLATPGLGGAWQAAPAARRAELEKLYSTLLTGTEAIGALPATPSWECWRAGRAEGRLIGGVINRIVLAQATPYALPLEWFDGAVLFWEEMGGQASYVWSYLQVLRHCGILDRISGMVVGVPYAIDGLGGPDASPTLPEIVLDVLGDRDIPVLGNVEFGHAGPNLPMPVGIRVGLDAQQRTLSLLEPAVQPHATTGPAG